The Bacillus sp. F19 DNA segment TCCGATTATTAAGTTTCAGCAAGGTGAATTAGTTCAGCTTGAAAAAGTAAGAACGACGAAAAAAGCTGAAAACCGCATTTTAGAAATTTTTAAAGAATCTTATATAACAAAGGGTGTTTATGGAGCAGCTGTTATTCACAGCAATCTCTTCGAAAAAGCGAGAGAGTGGAAGGAAAGACTTTTACAAATCGACCCTGCATTAGAAATAGAAGTTGGAGATTTAAGTCCTGTAATTTCAGCACATGTTGGTGAAGGAACGATCGGTCTGATGTGGTTTGAAAAGAAAACATCTGACAAATAAGCAGAAACCGCCAGGAAATCATCTCCAGGCGGTTTTTAAATCTTTTATGCGGTCGCTTAGATTGCCCAAGTGCCTTTTCTGAATAGAGGCTCGCTCGTGCCGTCTTCCAGAATGCCGTCAATGTCCATCTCTGCTGAACCGATCATAAAATCAACGTGAGTGATGCTTGAGTTGACGCCGTTTTTCTCCAATTCTTCGCGGGACATTTTCTTTCCGCCTTCAATACAGAAAGCATAAGCATTGCCGATTGCTAAATGATTGGATGCATTTTCATCGAAAAGTGTATTATAAAATAAAACATTAGACATAGAAATAGGAGAATCATGAGGAACAAGAGCCACTTCTCCGAGGTAATACGAGCCCTCATCTGTTGCTGTGAGTTCTTTTAAAATTTCTTCGCCTTCTTCTGCCTTGACGTCTGTAATCCGGCCGTTTTCAAATGTAAGAGAGAAATTGTCAATCAAATTACCACCGTAGCTAAGAGGCTTTGTGCTTGCTACAATGCCATTTACGCCTTCTTTATCGGGAACTGTGAACACTTCTTCTGTTGGCATATTAGCCATAAATTCGCTGCCTTGTTCATTGACACTTCCTGCGCCAATCCATAAATGCTTCTCAGGAAGTTCGATTGTTAAATCTGTTCCCTGTGCACGGTAATGGAGCTTTTTATATTTTTTGCCGTTTAGATATTCTACCTTGCTGTTCAGTGATCGATCATGTTCCTTCCATGCTGAAACAGGATCTTCAAGATCTGTGCGGGTTGCTTTGAAGATTGCATCCCACAGCTGCTCAACTGCTTTTTCGCCAGCTTCAGGGAACACTTTTGCAGCCCATTTCTCAGATGGAACTGCAATCACAGACCAGCTTACTTTGTCTGCCTGAACATAATTTCTGTATGTAGATAATGCAGTGCCTGTAGCTTTTGAACTGGCAGCAATTTTCTTCGAGTCAATGCCCTTTAATAAATCAGGGGACGATGAAACGATCGACATAAAAGCAGCGCCATTTTCGGCAAGCGTTTCTAGACCTTTTGCACGCCACTCAGGAAATTCTTCGAAAGCTTCCAGCGGTGCAAGCTCAAATCTTGTACGGGTTACTTCGTCATCATTCCAGTCTACCTGCACGTGTTTTGCGCCTGTTTCATAGGCTTTTTTTACAACTAAACGGACAAATTCTGCTGCATCAATGGAAGCGTTGATGACAAGCGTTTGCCCCTTTTGAATATTCACTCCGACTTTGACAGCAAGCTCTGCATATTTTTCGAGATTTTTTTGAAATGAAATCATTAGTTTATCTCCTTTAACCAGAATTAGTTCTATTTTATCAGAACTGCTAACATTAGGAAATAAAAAGACTGAGTATTCTATATACTAATAGATATCAGATCGGAATACTTTATCAAATGGGCGGGAAAAGGTAGAATAGAAGGGAAGGAAGGTGGAATCGTGCTTGATCAGCAATTCATCAAAACGGACAGACAACTGATATTATTGGAGAAGGCTACTGAGCTTGCACAGCAGTTCTCAGTGCGTGCCGATTATTACGATCAGCAGGCTCTTTTCCCTTTTGAAAATTTCAATGATTTAAAAAGAGCGGGCTTTTTGAAATTATCAATCCCTCAGAAATATGGCGGAGACGATCTGACTCTTTATGAATTCGTGTTAATACAGGAAATGCTTGCACAGGGTGACGGAGCAACAGCTTTATCACTTGGATGGCATCTTGGAATTCTTATGAATATTAGAGAAACTGAAAAGTGGGAAGAAAAAACGTACGCACGGATTTCCCGAGAAATCATACAGTTCGACAAATTACTGAACAGTGCAGCGTCTGAACCGAATGGAGGAAGTCCTGCGAGAGGCGGAAAACCTGAAACGACAGCAAAACGCAATGGAGAGAAGTGGATCATAAACGGCAAGAAAATATTCACATCCCTTGCTCCTGCGCTTGATTATTTCCTGATTACCGCAACAATTGAGGATACAGGCGAAGTGGGGGAATTTATTATTCCAAGAGAATCTCCCGGGCTGTCCATTGAAGAAACGTGGAATACGCTTGGAATGAGAGGAACAAGAAGCGATGATTTAATTCTTGAGAATGTGGAAACTGATGCAGAAGCGATGACAGGTTTGAAAACGAAGCCTTCTAAAGGACCGGCACAGCAAGGCTTTCTGCTCCATATACCGGCATGTTATTTGGGAATTGCCATTGCAGCAAGGAATTTTGCTGTCCAGTTTGCAAAAAAACATCAGCCAAACAGCTTAAATCATCCAATTAAAGATCTGCCTGAAGTGAGAAGAAAGATAGCAAAAATGGATCTTTCGCTTCTGACGGCGAGACATCTTTTATACGGTACAGCAGAAAAATGGGACGCTTCACCCAATGAGCGAAATAAGCTCTCAGCGGAGCTTGCAGCTGCCAAGACAGTTGCTACAAATACAGCAGTCGAAGTGGTCGATCTAGCCATGCGTGTAGTTGGGGGGCAAAGCATGTTTAATTCCCTTCCCCTCCAAAGATATTACAGAGATGTGAGAGCGGGACTCCATAATCCCCCGGCAGATGAAATTACGTATTCGATCCTTGCAGACCAGGCTTTTCAAGGAGAGGAACAAGGAAAATGAACCTTTCAAGTGAGTTTAAACAGACAATTATCGGAGTTCATGGAGATAAAGGAGAAGCATGGCTTCGTGAACTCCCTTTCCATATTGCCCGCTGTGAGCAGACTTACGGTTTTAAAATAGGTGATCCTTATAAATTGACGTATCATTATGTGGCACAGGCTAGTATGGAAAATGGAGAAAAGGCTGTTGTTAAAATCGGGCTTCAAAACCACAAAGATTTAATCGCAGAGTGCATCGCTTTAAAGATAATGGGCAGCGGCGATGGCATGGTAAAGCTGATTGATGACCATTTAAATCACGGTCTATTAATCTTGGAAAAATTAAATCCAGGCACCATGCTGAGAGAGGTGAGCAGCGATGATACGGCTGTTTCAATTGCTTCATCTGTTATGAAGAAAATTTGGCAGCCTTATGCAGGTGACCATTCTTTCCCTCACTTGTCAGATTGGATGGCCGGCTTGAGGCGGTTCGAGCAAAATATCATTGCTGAAAAATGGATTCATAAAGCGGAGGTTCTTTTTGATGATTTAATAAACTCTATTACTAAACCCATTCTTCTGCATGGAGATCTTCATCAGGACAATATCTTGAAAAAGGGCCAGGACTGGCTTGCCATAGACCCTAAGGGTGTTATAGGGGAAGCAGAATATGAAGTAACAAGCTTTTCCAAAAATTATCTATTTGATAAAAAAAATCCTAAGGATGTTCTCAGAAAGAGACTTGACCTGTTCGAAAAAGAATTAGGCCTTGACCGAAGCCGGATGATTGGCTGGGGCTTTTGTCAGGCTGTACTGAGTGCATGCTGGTGTCTGGAGGATGGGGCAGCATGTTTTGAAGAGAATCTTCACCTTGCCAAGCTGTACGATGCCATGATGTAACTGCTTTCATATGGTGTTGACATATTTAGTTTTTTTATCATATACTAATATCATTCTAATATCGGAAAGGAAAAGGTACGGGAGACATGTGGAACTAATCTTATTTTCTAAACGTTTTTTGAATAAGCAAAAAAACGAGACCTAGAGAATAGGATGAGTACGCTCATTTTTCATACCATTTCCAGATGAAGGCCAGAAACATGCATCTTTTTGCATTTTTTTCTGTACCCTTCTGTCTATTTCATATGGTTGAAATCCTCTCTAGGCGAACTTGGGAGGTTTTTTTATGGGTAAAAATGAAAGATTATTAAAACAGCGAAGTGCAAATACGATTCTTAATGTGAAGGATGTAAAAAAACAATATGGAGATCAAGTCATACTCGAAAACATACAGTTTGAATTGAAACAAGGAGATTGTGCCGGATTAGTGGGATACAACGGGGCAGGCAAGACGACCTTAGCCAATCTTATTTTTGGGAAGCTTCTGCCTGATGAAGGCAGCATCTCCAGAAAAAAAGACCTGAAAATCGGATATCTGATGCAATCAGTTGATTACACCGTACATGATTTTAAGGGCGTTTTAGAAGATCGCAGCGGCGACAGGATCTTTGAAACGACAAAAAAATTAGGACTTGAAAAAGTGCAGAATTGGAAGGATGACCGGCTTCATCATTTAAGCGGCGGTGAGAAGCTGAAGCTCGCACTCGCTCATGTATGGGCCACAAACCCCGATCTGCTGATTCTGGATGAACCGACAAATCATTTGGACTACCACGGAATAGAATGGCTTGTGGATCAGCTGAGGACGTTTAGTGGAGCTGTGCTGATTATCTCACATGACCGGTACTTTCTCGACAGAACCGTATCTCATATTTTTGAACTGGAAAATAAGAAGATAAAGGAGTTCAAAGGGAATTACACGGCATACAGGGACGAGAAGAAAAGACTTTTAGAAGAACAAAAGCATCAGTATGAAGTGCAGC contains these protein-coding regions:
- a CDS encoding aminopeptidase; this translates as MISFQKNLEKYAELAVKVGVNIQKGQTLVINASIDAAEFVRLVVKKAYETGAKHVQVDWNDDEVTRTRFELAPLEAFEEFPEWRAKGLETLAENGAAFMSIVSSSPDLLKGIDSKKIAASSKATGTALSTYRNYVQADKVSWSVIAVPSEKWAAKVFPEAGEKAVEQLWDAIFKATRTDLEDPVSAWKEHDRSLNSKVEYLNGKKYKKLHYRAQGTDLTIELPEKHLWIGAGSVNEQGSEFMANMPTEEVFTVPDKEGVNGIVASTKPLSYGGNLIDNFSLTFENGRITDVKAEEGEEILKELTATDEGSYYLGEVALVPHDSPISMSNVLFYNTLFDENASNHLAIGNAYAFCIEGGKKMSREELEKNGVNSSITHVDFMIGSAEMDIDGILEDGTSEPLFRKGTWAI
- a CDS encoding acyl-CoA/acyl-ACP dehydrogenase, with product MLDQQFIKTDRQLILLEKATELAQQFSVRADYYDQQALFPFENFNDLKRAGFLKLSIPQKYGGDDLTLYEFVLIQEMLAQGDGATALSLGWHLGILMNIRETEKWEEKTYARISREIIQFDKLLNSAASEPNGGSPARGGKPETTAKRNGEKWIINGKKIFTSLAPALDYFLITATIEDTGEVGEFIIPRESPGLSIEETWNTLGMRGTRSDDLILENVETDAEAMTGLKTKPSKGPAQQGFLLHIPACYLGIAIAARNFAVQFAKKHQPNSLNHPIKDLPEVRRKIAKMDLSLLTARHLLYGTAEKWDASPNERNKLSAELAAAKTVATNTAVEVVDLAMRVVGGQSMFNSLPLQRYYRDVRAGLHNPPADEITYSILADQAFQGEEQGK
- a CDS encoding aminoglycoside phosphotransferase family protein; this encodes MNLSSEFKQTIIGVHGDKGEAWLRELPFHIARCEQTYGFKIGDPYKLTYHYVAQASMENGEKAVVKIGLQNHKDLIAECIALKIMGSGDGMVKLIDDHLNHGLLILEKLNPGTMLREVSSDDTAVSIASSVMKKIWQPYAGDHSFPHLSDWMAGLRRFEQNIIAEKWIHKAEVLFDDLINSITKPILLHGDLHQDNILKKGQDWLAIDPKGVIGEAEYEVTSFSKNYLFDKKNPKDVLRKRLDLFEKELGLDRSRMIGWGFCQAVLSACWCLEDGAACFEENLHLAKLYDAMM